One window from the genome of Fulvivirga lutea encodes:
- a CDS encoding ArsR/SmtB family transcription factor encodes MRLKNFNLSFGSQIFKACSDESRVRILHLIFRNKEMCISDLEHILEFTQTKTSRHLIYLKNSGILNTRKQDQWVFYYLKDEVYEIISQIFQFLNKDQLLIKDQNVYKTMYSNRELAQNKLESKNWQT; translated from the coding sequence ATGCGACTCAAAAACTTCAATTTATCGTTTGGTTCACAAATATTTAAAGCTTGCTCTGATGAGTCGAGGGTAAGAATTCTACATTTAATTTTTAGAAATAAGGAAATGTGCATTTCCGACCTGGAGCATATCTTAGAGTTCACTCAAACTAAAACAAGCAGGCACCTTATTTATCTCAAAAATTCCGGAATTTTAAATACTCGTAAACAAGATCAGTGGGTTTTCTATTATCTAAAAGATGAAGTTTATGAAATAATAAGTCAGATCTTTCAATTTTTAAATAAAGATCAACTGCTAATTAAGGATCAGAATGTTTACAAAACCATGTACAGTAATCGTGAATTAGCACAAAACAAACTGGAATCTAAAAACTGGCAAACTTGA
- the dnaK gene encoding molecular chaperone DnaK — protein sequence MGKIIGIDLGTTNSCVAVMEGNEPVVIPNSEGRRTTPSIVAFLEDGKGERKVGDPAKRQAITNPTNTISSVKRFMGKKYSEVGEELKTVSYPLEKGNNDTVRVKIGDRNYTPQEISAMILQKMKSTAEDYLGTEVKEAVITVPAYFNDAERHATKEAGQIAGLEVKRIINEPTAAALAYGLDKKNADMKIAVYDLGGGTFDISVLELGDGVFEVKSTNGDVHLGGDDFDQVIINWLAEEFLSDENIDLRKDPMALQRLKEAAEKAKIELSSSTETEINLPYIMPVDGVPKHLVRKLTRSKFEQLADNLVKRSMEPCKKALADAGVSPSDIDEVILVGGSTRIPKIQEEVEKFFGKKPSKGVNPDEVVAIGAAIQGGVLTGEVKDVLLLDVTPLSLGIETMGGVMTKLIESNTTIPTKKSEVFSTAADNQPSVDIHVLQGERPMANDNRTIGRFQLTDIPPAPRGVPQIEVTFDIDANGIMNVSAKDKGTGKEQKIKIEASSGLTEEEIEKMKQEAQANAESDKATKERVEKLNSADSMIFQTEKQLKEYGDKLSDDNKSKINSALEELKKVHQAQEVDKIDAALEALNKAWEGAAQEMYAASGSQPGADPNAGAQAGGAGDAQASGDSDVSDVEFEEVDDSSKK from the coding sequence ATGGGAAAAATTATTGGAATAGACTTAGGAACAACCAACTCTTGCGTAGCGGTAATGGAGGGGAACGAGCCTGTTGTTATCCCAAATAGCGAAGGAAGAAGAACTACACCTTCTATCGTTGCTTTTTTAGAGGATGGCAAAGGTGAGAGAAAAGTAGGTGATCCTGCAAAAAGACAGGCAATTACCAACCCAACAAACACTATTAGCTCAGTGAAGCGTTTCATGGGTAAGAAATACTCTGAAGTTGGTGAAGAATTGAAAACTGTATCATACCCACTTGAAAAAGGTAATAATGATACTGTTAGAGTTAAAATTGGAGATAGAAATTATACTCCACAGGAAATATCAGCAATGATTTTGCAGAAAATGAAATCTACAGCTGAAGATTACCTTGGCACTGAAGTAAAGGAGGCGGTAATTACCGTACCTGCTTATTTTAACGATGCTGAAAGACATGCAACAAAAGAGGCAGGTCAGATTGCCGGATTAGAAGTAAAAAGAATTATCAACGAGCCAACAGCTGCTGCACTAGCTTATGGTTTAGATAAGAAAAATGCAGATATGAAAATTGCTGTGTATGACCTTGGTGGTGGTACATTCGATATTTCAGTATTAGAATTAGGTGATGGCGTGTTTGAAGTAAAATCTACAAATGGTGACGTTCACCTTGGTGGTGATGACTTCGACCAAGTGATCATTAACTGGCTAGCTGAAGAATTCTTATCCGATGAAAACATTGATCTAAGAAAAGATCCGATGGCGCTTCAGAGATTAAAAGAAGCAGCTGAGAAAGCTAAAATTGAATTGTCAAGCTCTACTGAGACTGAAATCAACTTGCCTTACATTATGCCGGTTGATGGAGTGCCAAAGCACTTAGTAAGAAAACTTACAAGATCTAAATTCGAGCAATTAGCTGACAACTTGGTGAAGAGATCAATGGAGCCATGCAAAAAAGCATTAGCTGATGCAGGCGTATCTCCTTCAGATATTGACGAAGTAATTCTTGTTGGTGGTTCTACCAGAATCCCTAAAATTCAGGAAGAAGTAGAAAAATTCTTCGGTAAGAAGCCTTCTAAAGGTGTTAACCCTGATGAGGTGGTAGCGATTGGAGCTGCTATTCAAGGTGGTGTGTTAACAGGAGAAGTAAAAGATGTTCTTCTACTTGATGTAACTCCACTTTCATTAGGTATTGAAACAATGGGTGGTGTAATGACTAAATTAATTGAGTCTAATACAACCATACCTACTAAGAAATCTGAAGTATTCTCAACTGCTGCTGACAACCAGCCATCTGTTGACATCCACGTGTTACAAGGTGAGCGTCCGATGGCTAACGATAACAGAACAATTGGAAGATTCCAATTGACTGATATTCCACCAGCACCAAGAGGTGTACCTCAAATTGAAGTAACATTCGATATTGATGCTAACGGTATCATGAATGTTTCAGCAAAAGATAAAGGAACAGGTAAAGAGCAGAAGATTAAGATCGAAGCTTCTTCCGGACTTACAGAAGAGGAAATCGAAAAGATGAAGCAGGAGGCTCAGGCTAATGCTGAATCTGACAAAGCAACGAAAGAAAGAGTTGAGAAACTTAATTCAGCTGATTCTATGATCTTCCAGACTGAGAAGCAATTGAAAGAGTATGGTGACAAGTTATCAGACGATAACAAGTCTAAAATCAACAGTGCTTTGGAAGAATTGAAGAAAGTACACCAAGCTCAGGAAGTAGACAAAATTGATGCAGCTTTAGAAGCTTTAAATAAAGCTTGGGAAGGTGCTGCTCAGGAGATGTATGCTGCTTCAGGAAGCCAGCCAGGCGCTGACCCTAACGCAGGTGCACAAGCAGGCGGAGCCGGAGATGCGCAAGCAAGTGGTGACAGTGACGTTTCTGACGTAGAGTTTGAAGAAGTAGACGATTCTTCTAAGAAGTAA
- a CDS encoding peptide chain release factor 3 — translation MALKDEIAKRRTFGIISHPDAGKTTLTEKLLLFGGAIQTAGAVKSNKIKMHARSDWMEIEKQRGISVATSVMGFNYDGVKINLLDTPGHQDFAEDTYRTLTAVDSVVMVIDCVKGVEIQTEKLMEVCRMRNTPVICFINKLDREGRDPYELLDEIEEKLNINVRPLSWPIGMGKEFKGVYSLYNKNLHLFTASKTKLEGEGISINNLEDEQLEKSLGVNYANQLREDVELIEGVYSEFDVNEYLSGNVAPVFFGSAVNNFGVKELLDSFIKMAPAPIERETEERVIKPDESKFSGFIFKIHANMDPNHRNRIAFIRVCSGKFERGKTYHHVRADKKIRFSNVTAFMAQEKELVDEAWPGDIVGLYDTGNLKIGDTLTEGEKTVYKGIPSFSPEIFKEVINKDAMKTKQLEKGLSQLMEEGVAQLFTYEMGARKVVGTVGALQFEVIQHRLKHEYGASCDFMSMNLYKACWISSKDKKKLDEFVKSKYRHIAQDKDGKLVFMAESKSWLTMVQDNFPEIDFHFTSEF, via the coding sequence ATGGCACTTAAGGACGAAATAGCGAAGAGAAGAACATTTGGCATCATCAGTCACCCAGATGCTGGTAAAACCACACTTACTGAAAAACTTTTGTTATTCGGTGGTGCCATACAGACTGCCGGAGCGGTAAAATCGAATAAGATTAAAATGCACGCCCGTTCTGACTGGATGGAAATAGAAAAGCAAAGAGGTATCTCCGTTGCTACTTCGGTTATGGGCTTTAATTACGATGGAGTTAAAATCAACTTGTTAGATACTCCAGGTCACCAGGATTTTGCTGAGGATACCTATAGAACATTAACAGCTGTTGATAGTGTTGTGATGGTGATTGATTGCGTGAAGGGTGTAGAAATTCAGACTGAGAAATTGATGGAGGTGTGTCGTATGAGAAACACACCTGTCATCTGTTTTATCAATAAGTTGGATAGGGAAGGTCGCGATCCGTACGAGTTATTAGATGAAATTGAGGAGAAACTGAATATCAATGTTAGGCCATTATCTTGGCCAATTGGTATGGGTAAAGAATTTAAAGGTGTTTATAGCTTGTACAACAAAAACCTTCATTTATTCACAGCTAGTAAAACTAAGCTTGAAGGTGAGGGGATAAGCATCAACAATCTTGAAGATGAGCAATTAGAGAAATCTTTAGGTGTGAATTATGCCAACCAACTAAGAGAAGATGTTGAGCTAATTGAAGGTGTATATTCAGAGTTTGATGTTAATGAATATTTGTCAGGTAATGTAGCTCCCGTATTCTTTGGAAGTGCAGTAAATAATTTTGGTGTTAAAGAATTGCTAGATAGCTTCATTAAAATGGCTCCAGCACCTATAGAACGCGAAACTGAGGAGCGTGTTATTAAGCCTGATGAAAGTAAATTTTCTGGGTTTATTTTTAAAATTCACGCCAATATGGATCCTAACCATAGAAACAGGATTGCATTTATACGGGTTTGCTCTGGAAAATTTGAAAGAGGTAAAACATACCATCACGTAAGAGCAGATAAAAAAATCAGGTTCTCTAATGTAACTGCATTTATGGCCCAGGAGAAGGAACTAGTAGATGAGGCGTGGCCTGGAGATATTGTGGGTTTATATGATACAGGTAATTTAAAAATTGGCGATACCCTTACAGAAGGTGAGAAAACGGTTTATAAGGGTATTCCAAGTTTCTCGCCTGAGATTTTCAAAGAGGTTATCAATAAAGACGCCATGAAGACCAAGCAGCTGGAAAAAGGGCTTAGCCAATTAATGGAAGAAGGTGTGGCGCAATTATTTACCTATGAAATGGGGGCCAGAAAAGTGGTGGGTACCGTGGGCGCACTTCAGTTTGAAGTTATCCAGCACAGGCTAAAGCACGAATACGGAGCTTCATGTGACTTTATGTCAATGAACTTGTATAAGGCTTGTTGGATAAGTAGTAAGGATAAAAAGAAACTGGATGAGTTTGTGAAGTCTAAATACAGACACATTGCTCAGGATAAAGATGGCAAACTGGTATTTATGGCAGAGTCAAAATCCTGGTTAACCATGGTGCAAGACAATTTCCCTGAGATAGACTTTCATTTTACTTCGGAGTTTTAA
- a CDS encoding DUF4382 domain-containing protein: MKNNNSMLKFVIKSFLIVFISMALLSCSSDNDERATGKANISLTDAPIDDANIKSVFISVLSVEANGPDGWETVESFEEPVKIDILSYQDGNSYFLTEGSLTAGAYSEIRLILDIVERANGNQSNVGSYIEYLDGSTQPLFVPSGAQSGYKAKGEFTIPEGGVVSLTLDLDLRKALVRAGNSGKYLLKPVVRLIANEDAALISGSLTAEATELGKVLVFAYNDGEFTESETDEPGNEEVRFPNAVTSADLDEDGSFTLAFMESGTYDLYFAQVDEEGEFISLLGSYQDVALEGGTNLTIEITLIELE; the protein is encoded by the coding sequence ATGAAAAATAATAACAGTATGTTAAAATTTGTGATCAAGAGTTTTCTAATAGTATTTATTTCTATGGCGCTGCTCTCATGTTCAAGCGATAATGACGAGAGAGCCACCGGTAAAGCAAACATTTCGCTTACTGATGCACCAATTGATGATGCTAATATCAAGTCAGTATTCATTTCGGTGCTAAGCGTTGAAGCAAACGGACCTGACGGCTGGGAAACTGTAGAATCATTCGAAGAGCCAGTGAAAATTGATATATTAAGTTATCAGGATGGCAATTCATATTTTCTTACTGAAGGAAGCTTAACAGCAGGAGCTTACAGTGAAATTCGATTAATATTAGATATTGTCGAAAGAGCTAATGGAAATCAATCAAATGTGGGTTCGTATATAGAGTATCTAGATGGCTCCACACAGCCACTTTTTGTTCCAAGTGGTGCCCAATCTGGCTACAAAGCAAAAGGAGAATTTACCATACCTGAAGGTGGTGTAGTATCACTAACATTAGACTTAGATTTAAGAAAAGCCCTAGTAAGAGCCGGCAATAGCGGTAAATATTTACTAAAGCCAGTGGTAAGACTAATAGCTAATGAAGATGCAGCGTTAATTAGCGGTAGCTTAACAGCAGAAGCAACTGAACTTGGAAAAGTTTTAGTCTTCGCATACAATGACGGTGAATTTACCGAGTCTGAAACTGATGAACCAGGGAATGAAGAAGTTAGGTTTCCAAATGCCGTTACTAGTGCTGATTTGGATGAAGATGGTTCATTTACGTTAGCCTTTATGGAAAGCGGAACCTATGATTTATACTTTGCCCAAGTAGATGAAGAAGGTGAGTTTATTAGCCTTTTAGGTAGCTACCAAGATGTAGCACTAGAAGGTGGTACCAATTTAACTATAGAAATTACTCTCATCGAGTTAGAGTAA
- a CDS encoding carboxypeptidase-like regulatory domain-containing protein — protein sequence MRKINSIITVLLVAILVTGMQYTASGQGARKVIQLSGIILGEDSISGIPGVHVYVPKAGRGTTSNRVGYFTMPVLVGDELVVSAVGYEKQFFRVPDFDKDNMTIVIELVSDTTFLETVEIMPFPTEEIFKEAILALNIPIEEHSYDNLNEDLLALMLQTVPMDGAANHRYYMDNWVRYQQDRYGPRPNPLTNPFNWATFFRSLRSNKK from the coding sequence TTGCGTAAAATCAACTCTATAATAACCGTTCTTTTGGTCGCTATTCTAGTGACTGGCATGCAATACACGGCTTCAGGTCAAGGTGCCAGAAAGGTGATTCAATTATCAGGAATTATCTTAGGCGAAGACAGTATTTCAGGTATCCCCGGAGTGCACGTTTATGTGCCAAAAGCAGGTAGAGGAACTACCAGTAATAGAGTAGGCTATTTTACAATGCCTGTTTTAGTGGGTGATGAATTGGTGGTGAGTGCCGTAGGTTATGAAAAGCAATTTTTCAGAGTCCCTGATTTCGATAAAGACAATATGACAATTGTTATCGAATTGGTTTCGGATACTACTTTTCTCGAAACGGTCGAGATTATGCCGTTTCCTACAGAAGAGATATTCAAAGAAGCAATTCTCGCTTTAAATATTCCCATTGAAGAACATAGCTACGATAACTTGAATGAAGATTTATTAGCACTTATGTTACAAACTGTACCCATGGATGGTGCGGCCAATCATAGATACTATATGGACAATTGGGTGAGATACCAGCAAGACAGATATGGGCCAAGGCCTAATCCTTTAACTAATCCCTTCAATTGGGCTACCTTTTTCAGATCTCTAAGATCTAATAAGAAGTAG